A region from the Papio anubis isolate 15944 chromosome 6, Panubis1.0, whole genome shotgun sequence genome encodes:
- the CITED2 gene encoding cbp/p300-interacting transactivator 2, with product MADHMMAMNHGRFPDGTNGLHHHPAHRMGMGQFPSPHHHQQQQPQHAFNALMGEHIHYGAGNMNATSGIRHAMGPGTVNGGHPPSALAPAARFNNSQFMGPPVASQGGSLPASMQLQKLNNQYFNHHPYPHNHYMPDLHPAAGHQMNGTNQHFRDCNPKHSGGSSTPGGSGGSSTPGGSGGSSGGGAGSSNSGGGSGGSGSSNMPASVAHVPAAMLPPNVIDTDFIDEEVLMSLVIEMGLDRIKELPELWLGQNEFDFMTDFVCKQQPSRVSC from the coding sequence ATGGCAGACCATATGATGGCCATGAACCACGGGCGCTTCCCCGACGGCACCAATGGGCTGCACCACCACCCTGCCCACCGCATGGGCATGGGGCAGTTCCCGAGCCCCcatcaccaccagcagcagcagccccagcACGCTTTCAACGCCCTGATGGGCGAGCACATACACTACGGCGCGGGCAACATGAATGCCACGAGCGGCATCAGGCATGCGATGGGGCCGGGGACTGTGAACGGAGGGCACCCCCCTAGCGCACTGGCCCCCGCGGCCAGGTTTAACAACTCCCAGTTCATGGGCCCCCCGGTGGCCAGTCAGGGAGGCTCCCTGCCGGCCAGCATGCAGCTGCAGAAGCTCAACAACCAGTATTTCAACCATCACCCCTACCCCCACAACCACTACATGCCGGATTTGCACCCTGCTGCAGGCCACCAGATGAACGGGACAAACCAGCACTTCCGAGATTGCAACCCCAAGCACAGCGGCGGCAGCAGCACCCCCGGCGGCTCGGGCGGCAGCAGCACCCCCGGCGGCTCTGGCGGCAGCTCGGGCGGCGGCGCGGGCAGCAGCAacagcggcggcggcagcggcggcagcGGCAGCAGCAACATGCCCGCCTCCGTGGCCCACGTCCCTGCTGCAATGCTGCCGCCCAATGTCATAGACACTGATTTCATCGACGAGGAAGTTCTTATGTCCTTGGTGATAGAAATGGGTTTGGACCGCATCAAAGAGCTGCCCGAACTCTGGCTGGGGCAAAACGAGTTTGATTTTATGACGGACTTCGTGTGCAAACAGCAGCCTAGCAGAGTGAGCTGTTGA